The Gloeocapsa sp. PCC 73106 DNA segment AGCTTACCCTGAGCTCAAACAAGCTCTAGCTCATAGTTTAGGACAGCTCAAGACGCCAGAAAGTATACCCATATTGTTAGAATTAGCCAAAGATCCGGAAATGGGTGTAAGATTACACGCTATCAACGCCCTCAACAGGATTAACAATCATCAAGAAAACAATGAGTGAAGAATTTCGAGAATTACTCAAAAAAGTAGGAAGTGGTCAACACACTAAAAAAGATTTAAGCCGTACAGAAGCTGCTACAGCGATGAAGCTCATGTTGGAGCAAAAGGCTACTCCTGCTCAGATTGGGGCATTTTTAATCGCTCACCGTATCAAACGACCCACAGGCGCAGAATTAGCGGGTATGCTCGATACCTATGAGGAATTAGGACCAATATTAACCCCTTTGCCTGATCATTTTCCTCCTGTAGCTGTATTTGGTATTCCCTACGATGGACGCTCTCGCACTGCTCCTGTGACACCGATTACTGCTCTAATTCTAGCCACTGCAGGTATTCCCACACTCATGCACGGTGGGGATATTATGCCTACTAAATATGGTATTCCTTTAATCGATATTTGGTCTGGTTTGGGTTTGGATTTTACAGGGTTATCTTTAGAACAAGCTCAAGCTATGTTAATCAATACAGGTTTTACTTTTATTTATACCTCTAAACACTTTCCTCAAGCTCAAGATTTGGTACCCTATCGAGATCAGATTGGCAAGCGTCCACCTCTAGCTACTCTGGAGTTAATTTGGTCTCCCTATCGGGGTAAAAGTCTGTTGATTGCAGGTTATGTTCATCCTCCCACAGAAAACACTATCAAAGAGGCTTTTAATCTAAGAGGACAAGATCATTATCTCCTGGTTAAGGGTTTAGAGGGGAGTTGTGATTTGCGCCTGTCTCAAACTACTATTATTAGTGCTAGTTCTCCAGATCTAGAAAAGGGTTTTAGTTATCTCAAGTTGTCTGCCAGGGAATATAATCTGGGTGGTCACGAGATTCTGCTAGAATCCAAGGAACAATTGTTATCTCAAACTGAAGCGATTTTACAGGGTAAAGAAACGGAATTAATGTCCGCGGCTATTTGGAACGGTGGTTTTTATCTCTGGCGCTGTGGTGTTTGTCCCGATGTAGCTACGGGTATCAATCGAGGGAGAGATTTACTAGTTAGTGGACAAGTAGCCGAGAAATATGAGCAAATTCGCGATTATCTTAGAAGTAGTTAGGAATCTTGACTACTTTACATGAAGCAAAATAAGTTTTTTTGGTTAGTTGCTCTGACTGGTTTGATTTTAGATCAAGTAACAAAATATTTGGTTGTGCAAGCTTTTAGAGAAGTTGGCACTAGTCTACCTCTGTGGGAGAATGTTTTTCACTTGACTTATGTGATTAATACCGGGGCTGCGTTTAGTTTTTTTCAAGGTGGTGTCGGGTGGTTACGCTGGTTGTCTTTGTTCGTGAGTTTAGGTTTGATTTATTGGGGTTTAGTGGCTCCTAGACTGTTAATTCAGGAACAATTAGCCTATGGCTTTATTTTGGCTGGTGCTTTGGGAAATGGAATCGATCGCTTTTTATTTGGTTATGTAGTTGATTTTCTCGATTTCCGTCTCATTAATTTTCCTGTGTTTAATTTAGCTGATGTTTTCATTAATATTGGTATATTTTTGCTATTAATCCTGGCTTTTTTCCCTAAACACAGGAGGTGAAATTATTTCTTAACTTCTACCCACCCTCGCTCTTGCTGGGATTGAAGAGTTAAATCCATCAATAAGCGGGAATAGATCCCCTCTTGCAAAGAAGGTACAGGTTGACTATGTTGAGCGATCGCTTCTACCCAGGTGTTTACTACCCTAATAAAGGGTGCTATACGTCCGTCGGTAAATACTTCAGGAAAAGCGAGACGTTTGGGTATTTCTATCTCGGTTAGGGGGGTATCAGGGGATCCAGCCCAAAGACGAAAGCCGTGAACATAATCTTTCTGATTACTACTCCCGAGGATCAGAGTACCTTTTTCCCCATAGATTTCTAACCAATGTCCCCTACCGTGATTAGTTACCGAAGAGAGAGAGATTTGACAGGGGGTACCGTCGACTAACTCGAGCATGATTAAATTAGTATCATCGGAGTCTACTGGTTTCAATACACCGTTACTGAGGGGATCAGGACGTTGTGTAATGGCGTAGGTGAGATAACTACAGAGACGTTGCACCGGACCAAATAACCAGTTAATATAGTCAAAACTATGGGAACCTACGGCACCTAGTACTCCTCCTCCTTTAGCGGCTTGGGAGTACCAATTCCAGGCACGTTGAGGATTAGAGCGACCCCCCACTAGCCAGTCTATTTTAATTAGGTATTTTTTGCCTACGTATTCTTGTTGTAAATATTCAGCGAGTAATTGCCAAGCGGGAACGAAGCGAAATTCAAAGTCAGGGATAGCGATCAGTTGATTTTCTCTAGCTAAATCGTAGAGTTCGGTTACTTCTGAGGTTTTTAGAGTTGTGGGTTTTTCTAGAAGTAGATGTTTTTGGGCTTTGAGGATTTGTTTTCCCATTTCATAGTGTAAAAAGGGAGGAGTCGCTAGACTGACTGCGTCCAAATCTGGAAGAGAGAGAAGATCCTCGAGGCGATCGCAGGGATGGGGAATCTGGTGAGTTTGAGCGATCGCTTTAGCTTTATCTAGATTGCGATTATAGACGGCGATTACCTCGGTTTGGGGATGATGTTTAAACCCCGGAATATGTACTTTTTCCCCGAAACCCGTCCCGACTACGCCTATTTTGAGTGTTTTAACTTGATTCATATTTAAAATTTACGAAATTTGGGAGATGAGAGAGCATTTAATAGTAGTAAAAACCAAGGAACATGGAGATCGGGCAGAAATTGAGCATAATTTCGCAATTCTGGAATAACCAAGGGCAAAATGAAACGCAAAGAGCGAAAAGAAGCCGGTCGAACCCCATTTTCATCTAATATGCCATAATCGTGAGCTAATTCAGCGACTATTTGGGTCGTTCCAGTTAAACGCATAATTTGAGGTTCGGCGGCTAGTGCGGCGAGCACACGTCCGGTGAATAGGGGTGTTTCCCAGTTGTAACCGGCGCTAATAGCTGGATTTTGAGTGGGAAATTCCCTAGCCCATTGGGTAATCTCTTCTGTACCCACGATACCGGGCCAAAGAGACAGGGAAGCTACATTATGTTGTTT contains these protein-coding regions:
- a CDS encoding anthranilate phosphoribosyltransferase family protein, which produces MSEEFRELLKKVGSGQHTKKDLSRTEAATAMKLMLEQKATPAQIGAFLIAHRIKRPTGAELAGMLDTYEELGPILTPLPDHFPPVAVFGIPYDGRSRTAPVTPITALILATAGIPTLMHGGDIMPTKYGIPLIDIWSGLGLDFTGLSLEQAQAMLINTGFTFIYTSKHFPQAQDLVPYRDQIGKRPPLATLELIWSPYRGKSLLIAGYVHPPTENTIKEAFNLRGQDHYLLVKGLEGSCDLRLSQTTIISASSPDLEKGFSYLKLSAREYNLGGHEILLESKEQLLSQTEAILQGKETELMSAAIWNGGFYLWRCGVCPDVATGINRGRDLLVSGQVAEKYEQIRDYLRSS
- the lspA gene encoding signal peptidase II; translated protein: MKQNKFFWLVALTGLILDQVTKYLVVQAFREVGTSLPLWENVFHLTYVINTGAAFSFFQGGVGWLRWLSLFVSLGLIYWGLVAPRLLIQEQLAYGFILAGALGNGIDRFLFGYVVDFLDFRLINFPVFNLADVFINIGIFLLLILAFFPKHRR
- a CDS encoding Gfo/Idh/MocA family protein produces the protein MNQVKTLKIGVVGTGFGEKVHIPGFKHHPQTEVIAVYNRNLDKAKAIAQTHQIPHPCDRLEDLLSLPDLDAVSLATPPFLHYEMGKQILKAQKHLLLEKPTTLKTSEVTELYDLARENQLIAIPDFEFRFVPAWQLLAEYLQQEYVGKKYLIKIDWLVGGRSNPQRAWNWYSQAAKGGGVLGAVGSHSFDYINWLFGPVQRLCSYLTYAITQRPDPLSNGVLKPVDSDDTNLIMLELVDGTPCQISLSSVTNHGRGHWLEIYGEKGTLILGSSNQKDYVHGFRLWAGSPDTPLTEIEIPKRLAFPEVFTDGRIAPFIRVVNTWVEAIAQHSQPVPSLQEGIYSRLLMDLTLQSQQERGWVEVKK